A window of Cellulomonas fimi contains these coding sequences:
- a CDS encoding transcriptional regulator, with protein MSADVVPAFDEVIHSPARLRIAGVLRRGAELEFAVLRDTLGLSDTSLSKNLRVLADAGYVDVRKERSPARSDARRLTWVTLTPDGRRAVEAHLAALAEIARG; from the coding sequence ATGAGCGCCGACGTCGTCCCCGCGTTCGACGAGGTCATCCACTCCCCCGCCCGGCTGCGGATCGCCGGGGTGCTGCGGCGCGGCGCGGAGCTCGAGTTCGCCGTCCTGCGCGACACGCTCGGCCTGAGCGACACGAGCCTGTCCAAGAACCTGCGGGTGCTCGCCGACGCCGGCTACGTCGACGTGCGCAAGGAGCGGTCCCCTGCCCGCAGCGACGCGCGCCGCCTCACCTGGGTGACGCTCACGCCGGACGGACGGCGCGCCGTCGAGGCGCACCTCGCCGCGCTCGCGGAGATCGCCCGCGGCTGA